One genomic segment of Sminthopsis crassicaudata isolate SCR6 chromosome 4, ASM4859323v1, whole genome shotgun sequence includes these proteins:
- the LOC141539386 gene encoding protein S100-A4, whose product MTSPLEKALDVMVTTFHKYSGKEGDKFKLNKTELKDLISRELPSFLGKKTDEAAFQKLMSNLDNNKDNEVDFQEYSVFLSCIAMMCNEFFEGYADKLPRKK is encoded by the exons ATGACAAGTCCTCTGGAAAAGGCTCTGGATGTGATGGTGACCACATTCCACAAGTActctgggaaggagggagacaaatTTAAGCTCAACAAAACAGAGCTGAAGGACCTGATTTCACGGGAGCTCCCTAGTTTCTTGGGG aaAAAGACAGATGAGGCTGCCTTTCAGAAGCTAATGAGCAATCTGGACAACAACAAGGACAACGAGGTGGACTTCCAGGAGTATTCAGTCTTCCTGTCCTGCATTGCCATGATGTGCAATGAATTCTTTGAGGGCTATGCCGACAAGCTGCCCCGGAAGAAATAA
- the S100A3 gene encoding protein S100-A3 encodes MPTSLEQAVAAIVCTFQEYACREGDKYKLSQCELKELLLKELPTLAPTRLRECDYNNFLSLMDTNKDCEVDFTEYVRALACLCLYCNEYFRDCPPKPPCP; translated from the exons ATGCCGACGTCCTTGGAACAAGCTGTGGCTGCCATTGTGTGTACCTTCCAAGAGTATGCATGTCGTGAAGGGGACAAGTACAAACTCTCCCAATGTGAGCTGAAAGAGTTGCTGCTGAAGGAGCTGCCCACTCTAGCCCCG ACGCGGCTCCGGGAGTGTGACTACAACAATTTTTTGAGCTTGATGGATACTAACAAGGACTGTGAGGTGGATTTCACTGAGTACGTCCGCGCTCTGGCCTGTCTCTGCCTCTACTGTAATGAGTACTTCCGGGACTGTCCCCCTAAACCTCCTTGTCCTTAG